acttgctgatcaggtagttgatgaaggacctccagctgtgtcccagtaaaggtttaatcgtggttacaggaaaaaagaaaaaaaaggctcttttggacactagaaaaacgtTTACTtccgctccacctgagctcactgtctccATCGCGGCTCCGCCCCTTTGCGTTtgcgcagacagactgcacgtaaaacagctgcctactgctgttgtgttatcagtgtttttgttcaaAAACTGGGGTCTGCGTGAGCGTAATGTTGTAATACTTTAtgcaagcattctcctaaatatgtttttactGTAGGTCTATTTTTaatcactaatcagggattaaagtatacaaaatattttgacacgggggtccttccggtaaagaacaatcgctagtgctaatgttcgctagcaaactgtggttatagccATCCGTTCTGGGagctgaaataaagaaaaaaaaattattgctaaaATTCCCAGCACagcgaacacaacacacaaacacggcaGAAAGCGGTGGAGGCGTGGGAAAACATGTTAGCGATGATCCACTTAGTGTTAAAGGGagaactttttagaatctgagggggttttttttctaacacctaatccacactccagtccagtaggtggcggtaatgtaGCTCTATAAGCTGCTTTGTCAACCGCCAGTAAAACCACAAGAAGAGGGTGAAACACTCCACTTACAGGGAAACACCTGAGCGCTTTAGAGTTTAAACAAAGCGTcaagcaacaaatttgtttcgaggatttttttataatcgaattattcgagttactcgaggaatcattgcagccctaatcTAAATGTAGCAGCTGTACTGGAAACTGGATATGCCAGAGTAGAGGACCCCGAACGTGAGTTCATCCAAACTTTAATCAGGtaaggttttgttttgtatttttagtcAGAATTCAGAATTTTTTGACCAAATCTCATAAGATGAAAACATGCTTCAATTTGCCAGTGCTGTAATCATATAATTACTACTTTGTGCAGTCAGGAaaaggcaataaataaataagtaaataatctCCTGAACTGTTTCAAGAGCTGCATGGATGATACTTGAAAGTCCTAGTCATGACATTTGTGTGTTCTGGGATTAAGACAACACCCGCTGTAGCCTTTCAGAACTTAAAAGGAATATGAGGTCTGCTGGGATAAAAAGTAATAGTTTTATTGAGGTGACAAGTTAGTGTGCTAGTATGACCAAAAATTTATTCTTTTGATATGAAGACAGGTCTAAAATAAAGTTATATCCTAATGATGTTATGAATTAGCGTAGTGCTACCACAGCGGAAAAAAACTCCACACTTCatgccagagatttttttttttttttttttggttcttctTAATGAGCTAGATTTCCTAATTTAAACCAGAGCAataacaagcacacacacacttccaatAGCCGCTCAAAGGAATGGTATGCAGCCAATCTGTCCTTATTAGGAAGTGTAACTTGCAATACAGAAAACCTTCCACTGTGAATTTAGGCTTTGTATTTTCCCCCTCTGTCTCTTGTTGTCAGCTGCATCTCTACAACTATGAATCATGAGGagcagctttctgaaggttAAAGTCAGCCTGACAAAGAATAAATAGAGAATTATCTactgtttaaataaaagcttCCTGATCCAATATGGAAAAGGTGAGCATGTCAGAGCTGATAACAACCACACCACTTTTATCTGTGTGGATGTACAGGGATCGTGACAGAAAGCAACAGcattagaagaacaaaagacgaggagagggggagagacagaAATGGCAGAGTTTATCTGGCTCTTGGCCTTTTCAGGATACAGTTTTCATTTCCTCTCTACTTATTTTTCTCCCAGTAATTCCGCCaagtcctcctctgcctctgccACTACAGCTCCCCATCTCCTGCAGAGGCCGACTGTTCCTGAAATTGCTCTATTTCAGTAACTGTGACGGCTGGTTGATGATCATGGAAAGACTTACCCTTGTCCTATTTTCTCAAAGCGTGTGTACTTCTTTTTGGGATCCCCCACACTCACAATACTCcctgagacagagagaaagcagaTATATAATGACTGTCCTTATTGTGTGTCAGTGCATACTGTCAGGACATGcttcatacaaacacacacatgcacacagaaaaaaaagtcactggaaAGTTCACCCATAGTACACCCATATCTACTAGATGGAGCTTTCTGGTTATTTCCGCTAAAGTTGCGTTGCAGAGATGTGAGCAGTCTAGAGAAGGCCACGACTCCCTGTTCTTTTGAATAATTGTCCTAAATATAGAGGTGGGCTACTAGATGTAATATATGGAAAACAGTCACTGGAAACCAAACATTCAGCCTATCTTTTTAATCACCACACAGGGAAAAGTTcaggccacacacacaaacacagatcgACACAGACGCGCATCAGAGCATTAACTAGTACCCAGCACAAAAGGTCATGTCCTCAGTGTTGTTATAATGAATAGATTTTAACATCAGAGGAGTTGATATTTTTGTAGGTGATAATGGAGATTGTGACACTTGACATATTTAATTTTGACTAATTTTAGGcaaataaatatctaaaaaaacaatcaaaacctTCTAGTTGTTGCCCCTAAATTTATCCCATCCTATTAGccctaatttatttttataatttagaGTTTGATTACACAAATCTCTACAGTGTGAAAGAATGTGtagctgcaaaaacacataCTGAGTCTCTCCAGAATCTCCTCATCTGTCATTTTGGACTTTTTCTTCTGCCGGTCAGTGTGGCGATACATTGTATTGGGTGTATTCTCGGGCTGCACCTGCGACTCTGGTGGAGTCAGCACCTCTTTCACAGGTGTGGGAGGCTTTGGTGGGTCCATGACGGAGCGTGTGTAGATCTGCGAGAAAAGCAGGATATCAAAGAAATGCAGAGGCCTCTCCAATCACAGCACACTGATTTTTGCAAAGTGCACAATATGAACTAACAGATTTGGTGTGCTCGGGTCGAGGGGCAATGACTGGGGGCAGTTCGTCGTCATcgtcttcatcctcttcctcttcttcttcttcctcttcctcctcatcctcctcctctgacaCAGGCGGAGCAATTGGGGGTTCTGTCGTTGACGTTTTCGCACCCTGGAGGGTAGAGTTGTAAGTCAGACGGGATGCATGTGCCATGTAGCAGCATGGAATGAAAAGAGCATGTGCAGATTCTTAAATGTTTCcacaaattaaacacaaatgacattatttttttttcagttttgtgttgtTACCACTATTTGTGAACAGCCTGCAAACCCCAAACCAGCCACGTGCAGGATTTGATTCCTGGCCAGTTAAGGTTCAAAAGGATTTTGTGCAACATGAATAGACtattaaattacattaaacaTTACAAAATCAGATCACTAAAGACCAAAAGTACATCATACTAATAAACACGCAACCCAAAAGTGGGTTTGAAGTTAGCTTGCGATTACCATGAAGCCAAAACAGTTTTCAAATGATATTTAcatgaaaacaacacaaacaaatcaggtaaattttcagaaaaaaaaatatgttataGCAAAAGAAAGAATAAGTCAAGTGTGAGCTAAAGAGAGAAGAGTGAGGTGGCATTCAGTGCAGTTTAATCAGAAGCATTTTGAGCTGTGGGGACTAGTAAGGTGTGCCATGAGAATGAATTTTTAAGAAACAAACTGTTATATATTTGATTGTAAGAGATAGCATACTGCAGCACTGCAGTGTGCAACATGGTGGTGAACTGCAGACATCCTGTTGATGTGGAAGTTACCTTTTTTGTGAATAATAAGCCCCAGACATACTTATTATGTCTAATTCCCACCCACCCAATCCAAAACTTTACTTGCCTTGGATCATCTTCCTCTTAAGGAATGGAAACACTTCATCCATTTCCAGTCCCGTCATGCATAAATGAAGCAGTGCAGCTTAGTTCTAGTGATTAAAGGGAAAGGGTCTGGCTGAAGGAAAGTCTCAGTCCTTCATTCAGACATACTGGGCCTCTGACCTGCTCCGAGGAGGGCTGGGCCAAGACTGCAGTACAGGAAAGGCTGTCTGGCTAACTGTAAGCAATTAGCCAGCAAGGAAGCCATGCGGTAATGTCTACAATGGTGATGAAGTTACAGACAGATTACTGGATTCAATTTTCAGGAATATGAGCTCATACATGCAGTTTGACAGTCATCACAACCCTCTGTGGCATGTGCCACTGCTCTGCTATTTCAGACACGAtccattccaaaaaaaaaaagattaacagGTGCTCTTGTGGTAGATAACAAATATATCtataaaatcaaaaacagatCCAATCAATAATCAATCCCCCATGAAATTTCAGTGCAGAGAGTGATGATGCCTTAATAATGAaatatttgtgtgcattttgCATTAGCCAGATGGCATAATCAGTAGTAGGAGGTCAAATAGGTGAATTTAGCTTCAAGGCCAATGCAGAGATAAGTCATGTGGATAGTAATATGGAGGAGTTACCTTGTCAAATAATGCGCTGCAGGTTCTAAGGCTGACAGGAGGCCCAGATGACAGCAGTCGGTTCTGAATGTGAAGGTTGAAAATGGGAGGATTTACTCAAAACAAACCCACACATGTGTAAGACTATGTGAACTTTAGGAGAGGGTGCAGGGGGCAGGGGTACGTTACTGAGAGGTGGACATTATGTCCATGCATTATATCCTACAGCCAGCAGGAGGAAAGGACATGATAGAGATAATGTTACCTAATGAGTGTCCATGGCAAAAGCCCTGAACAATATTCTTCATTTGTCTTTAGATTTGTTtttggggtcttttttttttttttgtaaaaatgttatttcacCTTATATTTGGACACTGCGGATGCATGCCTGTGCCTGATGTCTAATTCTGTGATGAAACCAACCTTGCCTAACAAACAGAGATTGCACCTGAATGCCTGTATAGTCTCACACGCACAGGCAGACAGATGTGTTAAAATAAGTATTATATCTCCTTTCCACTTTATTTATTCTGAAACCTGAGAGCACTTAAGGAGCAGTATTTTTCCTTGTCATGTTGCATTAGCTGGTAAGAATGGAAAGAACTGAAGTTTGCttttttatgtcatttataATTGTTTTAGATACTCGAGCGTAATCACTAATCACTGTTGATAAAAATCAAAGACTCTGGAAAACTCTGTTCTAAATTAACCATCCacagaatgcttttttttttttttgtgagcacAACCAAACTGCATGAAATATTCTTCTTCTTGGAAAAGAACAGACCCATAGACCAACCATGCTGGACTCTAAAGTATCTGAGACAATAAACAGTAACAGTATCACCACACCAGTAGTGTAGTAAAACACACACTCCTGTTATGAATGCAGTTATTACATGAACAGCCGTTAAGGTATTGGTTGACAACctttcttcttaaaaaaaagaaaattaagatGAAATGACCTGATACTTTATGCCTGAACTGATGGCTAAACAGGGGACCCTCCAAAAAAGTTACAAGACAGAAAAACCCAGACTAAAAAAGAATCACTTAAAGCAACAATTAAGAGCCAAGAAAACTGACCGCAGGCACTGTCTCTTGAAAATGTGCTAaattattttgactttttcattTCACTAACTTCATTTCTGCttataataaaaacacaaaagtaaTCTTTCCTGCCAAAAAAAGGAGGACTCTGGGGGTAATATCTGGCACTTTAGATTCCTTGTGAATTTTTGCCAGACCAAATCTTGGATTAGGATGCAGCACGGTGTCTGTACTGCCAATATATGCAGCTACATATGATTGCTGAGCTAAAGTCGAGGTCAGGCAGACACCACAGGCTCAAACCGAAGTTCAGAGAGCTCAAATGAAAATCTCACAATATAGACAGTgaattgtttttctgtttttcccctTTGTAACCAAATCACTATGGGTAAATGTTGTTATATTTGTTAATCTATGGCTCAAATATGAAACCAGCATAGCAGAAGCTGCAGTTCTTCTAACGGCCGTTTACGAGTAAATTCCTGCAGGCTTCCATATTAAAATgctcaactttacagcagaaataaatatgttcacagcctggtgcaaaaaaaaaagaagcagttttTATATAACTTGACCATTTGGATTTTGTTCAAGCCCAAAGTTAGGGGTGTtgctgctttgactgacaggtgaatgTAGACACAGGCTGTTGTAGCAATGTTAGTCATTTTATTAGAGATTACTTTGTGCTAATTAGCAGGCATCTGTGCAGTGCAcccatttaaatatgaacacttCTGGCTGTGTACTGTAGTTGAGATTGAGCGGCTTACAGCAAACAGAACATTAGCTCTCAAATGTTTTCCTGCATTGCAGATTAGTATAGAGTGATGTTAAAATAATGTGAAAGAACATCAGGTACTGGAGTTAAtgaggaaactgtttttttttcctaagaaaAGTCTTCTTCAACAGAGCAGTTATTGGCAACATTCCTGCAATTCTGTTTCCTTAAGACGGTAAAGACCAATCTTAAAATTGGCACTATCACCAATAGCTGAGTCACCTCTGCATGCTGTTGAACACTGTGACAGTCCAagactgagatgctttggaaTAACCTCACTGCGCTTACAATCTTTTAGATGGACTGCCACACCCATTTGCCCTTCACAGGCACAGAGCTCTATCAAGCAATAGCGTTGCATGAAGAGATCCCAGCGTAGTTTGCCCGGGGCAGCAAATCCTACTAAACAGACTCGGATTCCACTTCTTCACCCAGCATGTACAAAGCATAGATTACTCTGGCCAAAGTCAGGAATGAGGTCAGCACAGCGGGAGTCCTTCTAGATGCAGTTGAGTCTCCAGCGAAGCTTGTCTATGGCTATTTCAAAATCTGGTTAAGTCGattggaaaaataaacaatgcacagcagcagctctcacaGCAGCCATCGTTTCTGTGCAGGAGCTGCAAAACTGTTTGGCATGTATGCAAAATTCAGGGAATTATGCCACATAGAGAGGGCAGTAAGCCTCCAGAGGGGAACACGCACACTCTGCCCATTAGAGCGAGAAGTCTGTGTGAAAAGAACGTGCCTTAAAGTAACACAGTCTATTCTAGAAATTCCCAGAAAGAGACATCGAGGGTAAAGGGATGAAGATTTACTGTAGTGTAGGTGGAGAGCTTcaggacaaagacaaaaaagaaaacataatattGCAACTTACCTGTTATATTATTACACTGTTGGATAAATCATAAAAATCTATTTGCCTCCATCCATTAATCAGACATTTTTGAAAGCAATAAAAATGTTGCAGCGACAGTGGCTCTGGGTAAGGATCAGCGATTAGATTTACCATCATAACAAGACAGTCCAGGGATATGAAGACAGCAACAAAATTCCTAACAAAATAGACTGAAAAGCCTCCAACTGGCATATATTCTGTTAGATTACATTTTTGTAGTGTTTTATGAATATATTATTTAGCTATAGCAAAAGACCAACACTGACCAAAGAAAGTTTACAAGAACTCACCAGAGTGTTTGCTGCTATGTACCCATGTGCTGACTTGtctgaaatggaaagaaaacatttgaaatcaGATATTTTGGGCTTTTATATTGGTGCCTGGTATTTTAATCCATTGGTACTTTGGTGTGATTACCTCCAGAAGTGAAGCTCATGTACTTCTGGTTGTTGACCGTCTCTTTGGAGTCGTAGAACTTCAAGACGTCCAACACGGCCTGCGGGTTCTTCTTCTGCTCCAGCTTGGTGATGTTTGAGGTCTGTAAGAGCCGTGCCCACTGCTCTGGGATACCCTTCACAAACAGACAGAGATTGCAGGTTTTTAAGAGTCTGAATGTATTTGGGCAGACAGCTGATCACTTCAGCTTAATGATCAACAATTTGAGACACGTGTcaatcaaataaaaacatcctCTTTTGCCCTTAATATTCCatataaagaaatatttttctcattGCCAGTCAACAGCACAAATAGATTTGGTGGCAAACATCAATTATTTACAAGAACTAAACGATAAAAGAAAGCTGCTAGTTTTATCCTCATATTTAATGGGTGAATATAAGAGTACTATTGATTTCTTATCcgtttcttctccttttttaattttaacaggATGTGATTGTCCTTCAACAATGGTTTTCTTTCATATCTTTCTAAACTCAAAAGTAAATACTCTGctgttggggggaaaaaaggcacAAGTGCTGCCACTGGGGgcttagaaagaaagaaaaaccctgaAACAAGTAAAAGCAAAGTGACTGCTTCAAAGCTCTTAATAGGGCTCTGTGTATCACAGGCACATATCTTTGAACATGAACAAGGAACTATTTGTTACTGATACTGTGCGGCACATTTGGAAGTCAAATAGATCTGAATATGTATTCCTTAgtgtaaaagcatttttttgttttatagagGCATGACGATAAAGCTGTGAGCTTCCTACAAATTAATTTTTGGAATAGGATAGACTAGACTAGACTTGGTATTATTAATTTATTCCCAGTACTGGGAAACCAGTCTAGGTTCATTATATGTATTCATGTTATTGTGAGCGAGTGTTGTATGAATATGTGTTTCAGTGGTTTTATTGTttacttcacatttttaatactTTGCCCATTAACAAGGATCTCATCACGAATGGTAACCATACACAAAGTGTGCTATACAAGATTATGAACAAATACAGTACAAGTTACTTTCCTGCAAcaatatacagtcatgtgaaaatgaaagttttcACATAACTCTATGCAGTATTCTATATCAAGTATACTTATTCAAGTGTGGGCCGCCTGACAGGTAAAACTGAGCCAAAACTGGGTTGTGCCACAGCaccaaatctacaacagaatggctgaaaaagaaaaggactgGGGTGTTGTAATGGCCCAGTCAAAagccagacctcagcctgattgaaatgctgtggcaggaccttgagagaactgtgcataaatgaatgtttgtcaacctcaatgaactaaagcaaaactgtaaagaagagtAGGTCAAAATTCATCCACAGTGATGttagactgataaagtcatacagaaaacaactgCTTTGAATTATTGCTGTTACAGGTGGTTGACTGCATACTTTTTACTGTGATTGGGACTACTGCACTGAACCACATGCTAGATAATGCCAAAGAGAGTCTATTGTATTTCTTGCAAGCACGCTATATCTGCATACAGTACCGAACTGCTGCAGTTTGGTGTTAGTAAAGTATAAAAAAGAAGGGGaataagaagagaaaaaactaAGAATTGATGATTGATTAAACTGAATTGAGAATAAAGCGCATTAAACAGTGAAACTAGAGGAAAGGTGAAATTCAGTTTCATGGTATTGCATATCTAGACTTGTGTAACAACATCTACTGCCAACTGAGACTGGAGCTAAAATGCAATTTACCAGGAAACACTAAAGGAATCGAGTCCAGGTTTCACTTGATAGCGGGTTAGAGTGACTCTCATTCAAGTCACTTGTATTATCAACCCTGTGTGTAGGAAATGAAATTATTATCTGACTCTACCACTTTAGGGAATTGTGATTTTAGAAATGTGTGCTTGCAATTTTGCTTTCAAATGAGAGGTGAATTTTAGAAGCACATCTGTCCTCATTTATATGCCTGATCATCAGGTGAAAGGGATACTCACTGTGAATTCTCCTGTTACGGCATCGAAGCCAACATGAATGGTGTGTTCAAAGTCTGAGGGTAGGGATATCTCAGGACgttccttctccttcttcttgttTGCTAAAAGAGAtgcaatttaacttttttttttttttttgtatacatTGGAAACTAGTGAACTATGCTAATCAATGTGTGGCTGAGCCTGAAGGTGACATGTGGAGAAAGATACTCACTCTTGTCTCCCCCGGGGAAGATGGAGCGCAGGCGGACcttcttgtttttctcttcaGGAGCCATTGGAAGTGGTTTAGATGCGTGATTCACTGATGAAGAGTCTCGGGAACTACTGTTCATTCTCAAGGGGGGGGCTGGTGGTTTCTCTTCAATATCAACACTATCAGACATCTTTAGTAGTACTCAAAATGCCctgggaaagagagagagagcggtgCAAGGGCTCAGTGTGAAAAAAGTCTATGTATAGATCGGCAAGgactcaaacagcagcaaaagctACACAATCCCTCTGCGTGTACTGATCTTAACAAGTTTGAATTTTGACTTACTTATTTAGAACTATACAATAATATTAAGGGCACCAAATTGAGGAATACGTATTTGTTTCTGTtgatatttgtaaatgttttcaaattaccactacaattttttttaaaaagtgtgttattTCCATCtgctatgttttatttttggcattCTGGTTCTTTTCTGGCAGCAGGAAGACCCTTCAAACCAAAGACAGCAGGCATCAGTGATAAGAAATACAATAAGTCAGACACAACATGAAAAGGAGCTGggatggaggtgggttgcaaagcggcTTTGTGAGGCAGAGCACCTGTGGGCAGGCTAAAACAACTGGATGTGTAGAAGGCCATCAGCTGAGCCACCATCTAATATGGACTGGCAttaagatcagctgatctgccagGATTGTGCATGCGCTTGACTTCATAGCCTACTGAAATGCTATGCCTGATTGATCTTTATCAAGGTCAGTAGCAAGCTATGGAGGTTGACTCCGCTGAGATTGCTAAGGGGGCAGTTTTACAGTAGAAAACTCTGTTAATAATTGTGAAATTGGCTCCAACGTTTCCTACAGTCCAACAGTCTAAACCTAAACAGTGGTAGCTTTATACtgatataaatggtaaatggtctgCACTTACTAACATTTTCCTACCTCTGTGGTACTGTGGTTATAATGGCAGCTATGCTGCCATGCAAGAAGTCCATCAGCCATCAGGAGCCTCTGGGGTTCAAGGGCTCCTGTGCTGAACAACACTTCAGCATGTGGAACGATTGAGGATCAAACTGTCAGCCCTTCAACTGGTGCATAACTGCAGTATGTAATTATTCAATTTGATTGATTAATTTCTTCAGCAATACAGAAGTCACAAAGTTTATAAGCTGCTACCTTGGCCAGGACTCTGTAAAAGAGATTTGATCTTAATGGGACATTCTGGTTAAATGAAGGTAATAGGAATAATAAATAcagtaatttttaattttaactcAGTTTTACCTACTTTAAAAACTTACAAAAGACTAGATACGGTTTTAAAGTTCAGTATTCACAGAGTTTTCTGCGAATTTCTCATGAATATATCAAACTGTCTGCAAATGCAGTTGATATTCTGCACAGCAGATTTATATAGGAATTAGATTTAAAACACGACACAGCAACCAAGACCTGATTCTAAGAGaatctggcaagaataaatgTTTCCATCGCTCATGCGCTAAtcttccatctatccattcCATCCACACATCTTAGACTCCTTCACTGCCGCACCCTGAGGCCAAGCCCATCATGTGATGTGATGCACAGGCATCCCAGAAAGCGGGCCATCCATGTGGGCTGCCCACTTGGTAGAGACCTACATAAGCAAACAAAGACACACTCTTAAGCTTTTACTCAGTGCGCCTTGCCTTTGACAAATTACACGTGTACTTAACCATCTCCTCCACAAGACATAATCAGATAGGTCACACCGAACTCCTCGTTAACTGCTCAAAAGGACTGGTTTTGAATAAATGAACTTGATTAGTGGAAAGATGTGACATGATAAGAAGGCACTGTTTTTATCAGATTTTGACAGTTAACAACATTATTACACAATACCTCTGGCTATCTCTGTCTGCTGCCTCAAATTCTTGCCTTGTTGTGAA
The window above is part of the Archocentrus centrarchus isolate MPI-CPG fArcCen1 chromosome 14, fArcCen1, whole genome shotgun sequence genome. Proteins encoded here:
- the LOC115791586 gene encoding serine/threonine-protein kinase PAK 3 isoform X2 is translated as MSDSVDIEEKPPAPPLRMNSSSRDSSSVNHASKPLPMAPEEKNKKVRLRSIFPGGDKTNKKKEKERPEISLPSDFEHTIHVGFDAVTGEFTGIPEQWARLLQTSNITKLEQKKNPQAVLDVLKFYDSKETVNNQKYMSFTSGDKSAHGYIAANTLGAKTSTTEPPIAPPVSEEEDEEEEEEEEEEEDEDDDDELPPVIAPRPEHTKSIYTRSVMDPPKPPTPVKEVLTPPESQVQPENTPNTMYRHTDRQKKKSKMTDEEILERLRSIVSVGDPKKKYTRFEKIGQGASGTVYTAIDIATGQEVAIKQMNLQQQPKKELIINEILVMRENKNSNIVNYLDSYLVGDELWVVMEYLAGGSLTDVVTETCMDEGQIAAVCRECLQALDFLHSNQVIHRDIKSDNILLGMDGSVKLTDFGFCAQITPEQNKRSTMVGTPYWMAPEVVTRKAYGPKVDIWSLGIMAIEMVEGEPPYLNENPLRALYLIATNGTPELQNPERLSSVFRDFLNRCLEMDVDRRGSAKELLQHSFLKLAKPLSSLTPLIVAAKEAIKNSSR
- the LOC115791586 gene encoding serine/threonine-protein kinase PAK 3 isoform X1, which translates into the protein MSDSVDIEEKPPAPPLRMNSSSRDSSSVNHASKPLPMAPEEKNKKVRLRSIFPGGDKTNKKKEKERPEISLPSDFEHTIHVGFDAVTGEFTGIPEQWARLLQTSNITKLEQKKNPQAVLDVLKFYDSKETVNNQKYMSFTSGDKSAHGYIAANTLNRLLSSGPPVSLRTCSALFDKGAKTSTTEPPIAPPVSEEEDEEEEEEEEEEEDEDDDDELPPVIAPRPEHTKSIYTRSVMDPPKPPTPVKEVLTPPESQVQPENTPNTMYRHTDRQKKKSKMTDEEILERLRSIVSVGDPKKKYTRFEKIGQGASGTVYTAIDIATGQEVAIKQMNLQQQPKKELIINEILVMRENKNSNIVNYLDSYLVGDELWVVMEYLAGGSLTDVVTETCMDEGQIAAVCRECLQALDFLHSNQVIHRDIKSDNILLGMDGSVKLTDFGFCAQITPEQNKRSTMVGTPYWMAPEVVTRKAYGPKVDIWSLGIMAIEMVEGEPPYLNENPLRALYLIATNGTPELQNPERLSSVFRDFLNRCLEMDVDRRGSAKELLQHSFLKLAKPLSSLTPLIVAAKEAIKNSSR